The genomic DNA TCCTCAATACCTTCATCCTCTTCTCGAGCCAGTCTAGCCACTGCGCATACTGTGTCATCTTCCTTGATGCGCATTATGGTGACTCCCATTGTGGCCCTTCCCGAGAGGCGGATCTGATCTACTGGAACTCGTATGATCATCCCCTGCTGACTGGTGACTATCAACTCGTCCCCTTCCGCTACCTCCTTGACTGCCACCACCATCCCGTTGCGCTCGGTGGTCTTAATGGTGATGACGCCCTTGCCTCCGCGTTTGGTCTTTCGGTAATCCTCCACTTTGGACAACTTGCCAAATCCATTCTCCGTGAGGGTCAAGAGGTTGGAATCAGGAGTCACGACAGCCATGGACACGACCTCGTCATCGCCGCCCAACCTGACCCCTCTGACCCCTCTGGCGGGTCGCCCCATTGGCCTTACGTCTGACTCCTGGAAACGAACCGCCTGTCCTTTCTTGGTGGCCAATACGATTTCCTTTTGGCCATCAGTCAGCTTTGTCTCAACAAGCTCATCCCCCTCGTCCAGGTTGAGGGCAATGATGCCAGTGCTGCGCACATGCGCGTAGGCGGAAAGGCGCGTTTTCTTGATGATGCCCTTGCGAGTTGAGAAGACCAGGAATCTGGAGTCGTCGAATTCGCTGACGGGTATGGTCTCGTTCACCACCTCCCCATCTTCCAGATTGGGAAGCAGATTCACGATGGGCTTTCCCTTGGCGTGCCGTCCTCCAATGGGTAACCTATAGGCCTTGAGCCAGTAGACCCGACCCAGGTTGGTGAAGAACATGAGGTAGTCATGGGTCGAGGTTACGAATAGATCGGTAAGGACATCCTCCTCCTTGGTCTGCATTCCAATGAGGCCTACGCCCCCCCTCCTCTGTCCCTTGTACGTGTCAAGCGGGACACGCTTGATGTAACCGTCCTGGGTAATGGTGACCACCATGTCCTCAACTGGTATGAGGTCCTCAAGATCCCATTCCAGAGCGTCCTCAACGATCACCGTTCTCCTCTCGTCGCCGTGCTGTTCCCTGATCTCCAAGAGCTCTTCCTTGATTATGGCCCTAACCCTTTCTGGAGAGGCTAGGATGTCCTCGAGATCAGCGATATGCTTCAGAAGCTCCTCGAACTCGAGACGCAAGGACTCGATCTCCAATCCTGTCAGCTTCTGCAATCTCATATCAAGTATGGCCTTTGCCTGCTCCTCGTCGAGCTCGAACCGCTCCATCAGCCGGTTCCTGGCCTCCTCAGCGTTCTCAGAGGAACGGATGATCTGGATGGTCTCATCGAGATTGTCCACCGCTATCATTAGGCCCTGGAGGATATGCTCGCGCTTTCTAGCCTGTTCCAGCTCGTAATTGGTTCTCCTAATCACGACCTCCTTCCTGAAGTCGATGAAGTACTGAATGGTCTCCTTCAGGGGGAGCACCTTTGGCTCGTTGTCGACAAGGGCGATGTTGATAACCCCGAAGGTCACCTCCATTTGGGTATGGGCAAATAGCTGGTTTAGGACCACGTCCGCCATGATGTCCTTCCTCAGCTCGATGACGATCCGCATACCTTCCCTGTCCGACTCGTCCCTGAGATCAGTGATCCCCTCGATCCTCTTGTCCTTGACCAATTCCGCGATGGTCTCGATCAGGTTGGCCTTGTTCACCTGGTAAGGTATCTCCGTGACAATGATCCGGTTCCTTCCCTCCAGCTCCTCGATGTCGGCCAAGGCTCTGACCTTGATCCGCCCCTTTCCGGTGGTGTACGCCTCTATTATTCCGTTGATGCCGTAAATGATTCCCCCCGTGGGGAAGTCTGGCCCCTTGATGAACTCCATCAGTTCCAAGATCTCCATTTCAGGATTGTCTATCAGGTGCACGATGGCGTCCACCGTCTCACGGAGGTTGTGAGGTGGGATGTTGGTGGCCATTCCAACGGCGATGCCGGAGGAGCCGTTTATAAGAAGATTTGGCAGCCGAGTTGGCAAGACCACCGGCTCCTGAAGGGAAGCGTCGAAGTTGTCGACGAAATCCACCGTGTTCTTCTCGATGTCAGCGAGCATGAACTCTGCTATCTTGGCGAGCCTTACCTCGGTATAACGCATGGCCGCTGCACCATCCCCGTCCACGCTGCCGAAGTTGCCCTGACCGTCCACGAGAGGATAGCGGAGTGAAAAGTCCTGTGCCATTCTGACCAAGGCGTCGTAGGCAGCTATGTCGCCGTGTGGATGGAATTTACCGATGACCTCGCCTACGATCCTGGCGCTCTTCTTGGGAGGCTTATTGAAAGTATTGCCAAGCTCGTGCATGGCGAATAGGATCTTGCGATGAACTGGCTTTAGGCCATCCCTAACGTCGGGGAGTGCTCTCCCAACGATCACGCTCATCGCGTAATCGATGTACGATTTCTGCATCTCGTCCTCTATTGGACGGTGAATGATCTTGCCTATGCTGTCCTCCATAAGACCACCTAGATATCCAGGTTCTCCACTTCCTTGGCGTGCTCGATGATGAAATCCTTCCTGGGCTGGACCTGATCGCCCATGAGGGTCGTGAAAAGCTCATCCGCCCTGACCGCATCTTCAATCGTCACCTTCTTGAGGATCCTGTTCTCGGGATCCATGGTGGTCTCCCAGAGTTGAGTGGGGTTCATCTCACCCAGACCTTTGTACCTCTGAATGGACGCTCCCCTTCCCAGCTCGTCAACTGCTTCGATTCTCTCCCTTTCGGAGTATACATAGAGTTCCTTTTTCCCGCGGTAGACCCTGTAGAGAGGAGGCTGGGCGATGTAAACGTAACCGTTCTCGATAACCGGCCTCATGTATCTGAAGAGCAGGGTGAGCAACAAGGTGCGAATGTGGGCACCGTCCACATCGGCATCCGTCATTATTACTATCCGGTGGTACCTCAACTTGGAGATATCGAACTCCTCCCCGATGCTGGTACCCAGGGCGGTTATCAGGTTCCGTATCTCCGTGTTCTTCAGGATCTTGTCCATCCTGGCCTTCTCCACATTGAGTATCTTGCCCCTTAGGGGCAGGATTGCCTGGAAGTTGCGGTTTCTTCCCTGTTTGCCGCTTCCACCTGCCGAATCGCCCTCAACAATGAATAGCTCTGATTTCGCCGGGTCCTTCTCGGTGCAGTCGGCCAGCTTTCCTGGAAGCGATGTAGATTCTAGGAAGCTCTTGCGCCTGGTCAGTTCCCTGGCCTTCCTGGCTGCCTCCCTGGCCTGCCTTGCGAGGAGTGCCTTGCCAATCGAGACCTCCGCCACCTTGGGGTTCTCCTCCAGGAATTGGAAGAGCTTCTCGTTCATGATGGATTCGACCGCCCCCCTTGCCTCGCTGTTTCCCAATTTGGTCTTGGTCTGACCCTCGAATTGAGGTTCGGGCAGTTTGACGCTCAGGATAGCGGTAAGCCCCTCTCTGACGTCCTCTCCGCCCAGGCTCTCCCCGTTGTTCTTGATCAGGTTGTATGCCCTCGCGTAATCGTTCATGGTGCGGGTGAGTGAGGCTCTGAAACCCACAATATGGGTCCCTCCCTCAATGGTGTTGATGTTGTTGACGAATGAGTGTATGTTCTCAGTGTAAGAATCCGTGTACTGGAGCGCCGCCTCCACCAGAATGTCATCCTTGTCTCCAGTGATGTAGATGGGGTTCTCATGAAGAACGGTCTTGTTCTTGTTGATGTGCTTGACGAACTCGATTATTCCTCCCTCGTAATGGAAGCGCTCGTACCTCCCGGTCTTCAGGTCTTTGAATATGATTCTGGCCTCTTTGTTCAAGAAAGCAAGGTCCCTTAGACGGTGGGAGAGCACATCGTCATCGAAATCGGTCTCCTCAAAGATCTCGGGGTCGGGCATGAAGGTTATAATGGTTCCTGTCTCACTCGTTTCCCCAACGACCTCGACCGGTCCTTCGGGGATGCCCCTGAAATAGCGCTGTTTATAGATCTTACCCTCTCTCCTGACTTCGGCCTCCAACCATACTGAAAGACCGGTGACCACCGATAGACCTACGCCGTGGAGACCCCCTGAAACCTTGTAGCTCTTCCTGTCAAATTTTCCGCCAGCATGCAGCGTGGTCATGACCAATTCTAATGCGGATTTGCCGAACTTCTCGTGAATTCCTGTGGGAATCCCGCGACCGTTGTCCGAACAGGTGGCGCTGCCATCTGCATTGATCACCACCTTGATCTGGTCACAGAAGCCCCCCACAACCTCATCTATACTGTTATCAACCACCTCGTAAACGAGATGGTGGAGCCCTCGAGCATCCGTACTTCCAATATACATTCCTGGACGCTTGCGCACGGCCTGCAGGCCCTCTAGCACTTGAATATCCTCTGCTCCATAACTCGAATCTTCCATGAACACGCCCTCTAATCACCAAAGATTGGAAACAAGGTTCCTCTAATTCTTATCAACAGCAAATGAAGTTACTGCTCCCATCCATCCTTATTTCAACCTAATGGTATACTAGTATTAATATCCTTCGAGAACATCTGGGTATTTAAATAAATGAACCCTTTTTCAGGCCTTTTCCCGGGCCTTTTCGCCTTATTCGAAAAGGGTGTAGGGGCCAGGCACAAATGCTTATAATGTTTGATGAATTTGGCTAGATTGATGACCTTGATGAAAGAGGCCCGCTGGGGGGTTACTGAGCGAATTCGCAGGGCTGCCGAGGCCGAGGGATTGGACCCCGAGTACCTGAGAAGGCAGGTGGCGAGCGGTCGCGTTGTGATACCAGGGAATCCCATCCACTCACCACGACCGGTGGGAATCGGAGAGGGGATGTTGGTCAAGGTCAACGTCAACATAGGCACCTCGAGGGACGTCCCCTCCCTCGATAATGAGATCGATAAGGCGAGGGTGGCCCTGAGATACGGCACAGATACCTTAATGGATCTGAGCACTGGGGGGGACATTGACGCCATAAGGAGGGCCATTCTCAAAGAGGTTGATGTGCCATTGGGAACCGTCCCCATCTATCAGACTGGGCTCAAGGCTGCCCGGCGGAGCGCTGTCGTCGACATGGACGAGGACGATATGTTCAATGGGATAGAGCTGCACGCAAAGGACGGTGTGGACTTCATGACCGTCCATTGTGGGATCACAAAGGAGAGCGTGGAATGGCTCAAGCGCTCCAAGAGGATCACGGACGTGGTCTCCAGGGGTGGGGCTTTTCTAACTGCCTGGATAATCCACAATGAGCGGGAGAACCCGCTTTACGAGAATTTCGATTACCTACTGGAAATGGCCCAGGAGTACGATTTCACTCTCTCTCTGGGTGATGGACTCAGACCTGGCTGCATTCAGGATGCCACCGACGGACCGCAGATACAGGAGCTCATCATCCTTGGCGATCTGGTAAGGAGGGCGAGGGAGAATGACGTTCAGGTGATGGTCGAAGGACCGGGACACGTTCCGATGGACCAGATAGCCGCCAACGTCAGGGTGGAAAAGACCATCTGTGACGGCGCCCCGTTCTATGTTCTTGGTCCTTTGGTGACAGACATTGCCCCTGGATACGATCACATCGTCGGAGCGATCGGTGGAGCGTTGGCCGCTTACAACGGGGCTGACTTCCTGTGCTATGTCACTCCCTCGGAACACCTTTCTCTTCCCACATCCGAGGATGTCAAGGAAGGTTTGATAGCCAGCAAGATAGCGGCTCACGTCGCAGACCTTTCCAGGGGAAAGGGAATGGACAGGGATTTGGCGATGTCCAAGGCGAGGAAGGCCCTTGATTGGGAGAGCATGTATAGGGAAGCGGTCGATCCAGACAAGGCTAGGGCTTACAGGGCTAGGGGTAGCACCGCCGAGGAGGAGGGATGTTCCATGTGCGGTGACGTCTGCGCCATTAGGATTCTGAAGGATTACCTGAAAAGATACAGTTGAGTGATCCAGATAGAAGAAATGGAGCCACTGGAGGGGTTCGAACCCTCGACCTGCGGTTTACGAAACCGCCGCTCCTTAACGACCCCTTTGGGGGGTTACCGCTGAGCTACAGTGGCCTGGGGAGACTGAACTGACACTACTCATTTATATTTTTCTTCAGTCGGAAAAACCACTTGCACGGGTTGAGAAAACTGGTTTTGCCCTCAATCTGCTCTGATATAACGTCAAAATGAGAAAATCACGCGAAAAGGATTATAGAACCTATGCTTGTTATTTCAAAAGGTCAGCGTGCTCTCGGATTTGGGTTTACCGGAAGGAAGGGTCATTAGCCAGCACAAGGGAGGTAGAGAATCTCTTCAAGAGATTTTCAATAGAGTCAGAAGATATCGCTTCTCCGGATATGTCCGTCTGAATCTCGCATTGACGGGAAAGAGGTCAGAGGGCATAGTCGTATTTGAGCTGGGCCAGCCAATTCTATCGGTGTATGTATTCAAGTGGGATGAGGTGGGCAGAGCGGGACGCGTCTACATGGGCCGGAAGGCTGTTGAATTCCTATGGGAGGATTCGGTGTACCCCGAGTGCAACATCACGCTTCACGCCGATGTCTCGCAAGAGAAGGTGATCGAGGTATTCCCTGACTCTGAAATAGCCATGACAGACCTCATTCTCCCGCCTTTCCTACCGAACCCTCCTCCCAAGATGTCAGAGTATGTCGAGGACCAAGAAGTGACCCCTTTCTTAAAGGCCTGGTCTGTAAAAGGCTACGACCTCTCATCCTTGGATCGCCTTCTAAGGAGAGATAGGGAGGAGGCCCGTCTCGCTCTACCATACTTCGAGACCAACCTCATACGGCTTGAGGAATTGAACGATCGCATCCTTCTTCTTGATACCATGGGTTATGAAAGGGAAGTGGAATCTCTAAGGAGGAAGATGGTCGACCCAGAGAGAATCGAGGAGATCGAGGCGGAACTGTCTAGATTCAAGAAGCGGATCAGTGAAAAGGATTCTGTCAAGAATGCCGAGAACGAGATCCATATGGATCGGGACCGCAAGCTGGTGGACGAGAAGATGGATGCGGTGTACGATCTGATCCTCCAGTACCACAAGATGCGTTCAGCTGGAGAGAGAACTATCAGCTGCCCGGAATGCGGGAGCTATCTCAGCCAGGACGGAAGCTGCCCTATCTGCTTTGCCGGTTCCCAGGACGAGCAAGGGATCGGGAGGAGGCTAAATCCCCGCCTGAAATTCGAATCCTTCGTCGTGGGTTCCAATACCCGTTTCACCGAGGCGGCCGCTAGGGCGGTGGCTATGAACCCCGGGGAGAGCTATAACCCGTTGTTCATCTATAGCAGGTCCGGTCTTGGCAAGACCCATCTTCTTCAAGCCATTGGAAACCGGATAATGGAGCTTGACGCCAGTTTAAAGGTGGTATACACTTCAACAGAGGTCTTGGAATCTGAACTGATTGAAGCCATAGCCAACAGACGGCTGGAATCCTTCAGGGAGGAGTACAGGATGGTGGACATCCTCCTTCTGGACGACCTACAGTTCATTGCAGGAAAGGAGGAGACGCAAGAGGAGATCTTCCATCTTTTCAACGACCTGGTGGAAAGGGGTCATCAAATTGTTCTGGCGTGCGATAGACTCCCCAAGGACATACCCTCCCTTAGCGAGAGGCTGATCACCAGATTCGAATCAGGCTTGATCGCCGACCTCCAACCACCTGACCTGGAGACTCGGATCGCGATCCTGGAAAGGATGGTCAAGGAAAAGGAGCTGGAGGTACCTAGCGAGGTGCTCATATTCATCGCCGAGGTATGCCGTTCCAACGTGAGGGAGATGGAGGGGGGTCTCAATCGGATATTGGCCTTCTCTTCTCTAATGAACAGCCCGATAGGTCTGGAAACGGCCCGGGAGGTGTTGACATACGAAAGACCAGTGCCGGTGGAGATAGAAAGACCATCATTGACGGATGGTGTCAGCTACCTAATCGAGGAAAGAAAAGCCAACGCATCGCATGCCCTTGCGGCCTCCAAGCTAAGCGAAGGATATAAGGCCATGGCCATCACCCGGAGTCACCCACGTTACCTCAGGGAAAGATGTCTGGATGGGGAGCCGCGTATCCTGTGGCTGACAGATCACGAGTCCAAACAGGAGAACACCATCCCGCCCTCTCTGGAGAGAATCATGCTCCTCATCGACGAGTTCATGGAGGAGGATGGGAGGAAGATCATCCTTCTCGACGACGTGCAATACCTGATGAGCAATACCTCATTTGAAGGAGTCGTTAGATTCATCAGATCGGTGGTGGACAAGGTTCATGAAGATGTCACGATATTCATTGTGAGCGTCGACCCTGAGAGCCTCGACCCCCAGGACAGATCCGTGTTAGAAAGGGAAATGGAGGTCATCAGGGAAGCGGATGTCCGGGCCTAGAAGATTATGATCACAGATGTCTAAGTTCTGATCGGAACTCCACCAGTTTCTCGAGGGCCTCGTCGTATTTCTCGCGATTGAGTGCCGAGGCGGCTTCTTTTAGCAACTTGACCATGACGTTGACCTCCTTGCCCTCTGCCTTGGCATCCAGGAGCGCGGACTTGGCTCTCTTCATCTCCTCATTGATCTCGCC from Methanomassiliicoccales archaeon includes the following:
- the gyrA gene encoding DNA gyrase subunit A — its product is MEDSIGKIIHRPIEDEMQKSYIDYAMSVIVGRALPDVRDGLKPVHRKILFAMHELGNTFNKPPKKSARIVGEVIGKFHPHGDIAAYDALVRMAQDFSLRYPLVDGQGNFGSVDGDGAAAMRYTEVRLAKIAEFMLADIEKNTVDFVDNFDASLQEPVVLPTRLPNLLINGSSGIAVGMATNIPPHNLRETVDAIVHLIDNPEMEILELMEFIKGPDFPTGGIIYGINGIIEAYTTGKGRIKVRALADIEELEGRNRIIVTEIPYQVNKANLIETIAELVKDKRIEGITDLRDESDREGMRIVIELRKDIMADVVLNQLFAHTQMEVTFGVINIALVDNEPKVLPLKETIQYFIDFRKEVVIRRTNYELEQARKREHILQGLMIAVDNLDETIQIIRSSENAEEARNRLMERFELDEEQAKAILDMRLQKLTGLEIESLRLEFEELLKHIADLEDILASPERVRAIIKEELLEIREQHGDERRTVIVEDALEWDLEDLIPVEDMVVTITQDGYIKRVPLDTYKGQRRGGVGLIGMQTKEEDVLTDLFVTSTHDYLMFFTNLGRVYWLKAYRLPIGGRHAKGKPIVNLLPNLEDGEVVNETIPVSEFDDSRFLVFSTRKGIIKKTRLSAYAHVRSTGIIALNLDEGDELVETKLTDGQKEIVLATKKGQAVRFQESDVRPMGRPARGVRGVRLGGDDEVVSMAVVTPDSNLLTLTENGFGKLSKVEDYRKTKRGGKGVITIKTTERNGMVVAVKEVAEGDELIVTSQQGMIIRVPVDQIRLSGRATMGVTIMRIKEDDTVCAVARLAREEDEGIEESGIIDTRNHSSLFNSNSENNDQ
- the thiC gene encoding phosphomethylpyrimidine synthase ThiC; protein product: MTLMKEARWGVTERIRRAAEAEGLDPEYLRRQVASGRVVIPGNPIHSPRPVGIGEGMLVKVNVNIGTSRDVPSLDNEIDKARVALRYGTDTLMDLSTGGDIDAIRRAILKEVDVPLGTVPIYQTGLKAARRSAVVDMDEDDMFNGIELHAKDGVDFMTVHCGITKESVEWLKRSKRITDVVSRGGAFLTAWIIHNERENPLYENFDYLLEMAQEYDFTLSLGDGLRPGCIQDATDGPQIQELIILGDLVRRARENDVQVMVEGPGHVPMDQIAANVRVEKTICDGAPFYVLGPLVTDIAPGYDHIVGAIGGALAAYNGADFLCYVTPSEHLSLPTSEDVKEGLIASKIAAHVADLSRGKGMDRDLAMSKARKALDWESMYREAVDPDKARAYRARGSTAEEEGCSMCGDVCAIRILKDYLKRYS
- a CDS encoding DUF835 domain-containing protein, whose product is MLFQKVSVLSDLGLPEGRVISQHKGGRESLQEIFNRVRRYRFSGYVRLNLALTGKRSEGIVVFELGQPILSVYVFKWDEVGRAGRVYMGRKAVEFLWEDSVYPECNITLHADVSQEKVIEVFPDSEIAMTDLILPPFLPNPPPKMSEYVEDQEVTPFLKAWSVKGYDLSSLDRLLRRDREEARLALPYFETNLIRLEELNDRILLLDTMGYEREVESLRRKMVDPERIEEIEAELSRFKKRISEKDSVKNAENEIHMDRDRKLVDEKMDAVYDLILQYHKMRSAGERTISCPECGSYLSQDGSCPICFAGSQDEQGIGRRLNPRLKFESFVVGSNTRFTEAAARAVAMNPGESYNPLFIYSRSGLGKTHLLQAIGNRIMELDASLKVVYTSTEVLESELIEAIANRRLESFREEYRMVDILLLDDLQFIAGKEETQEEIFHLFNDLVERGHQIVLACDRLPKDIPSLSERLITRFESGLIADLQPPDLETRIAILERMVKEKELEVPSEVLIFIAEVCRSNVREMEGGLNRILAFSSLMNSPIGLETAREVLTYERPVPVEIERPSLTDGVSYLIEERKANASHALAASKLSEGYKAMAITRSHPRYLRERCLDGEPRILWLTDHESKQENTIPPSLERIMLLIDEFMEEDGRKIILLDDVQYLMSNTSFEGVVRFIRSVVDKVHEDVTIFIVSVDPESLDPQDRSVLEREMEVIREADVRA
- the gyrB gene encoding DNA topoisomerase (ATP-hydrolyzing) subunit B — protein: MEDSSYGAEDIQVLEGLQAVRKRPGMYIGSTDARGLHHLVYEVVDNSIDEVVGGFCDQIKVVINADGSATCSDNGRGIPTGIHEKFGKSALELVMTTLHAGGKFDRKSYKVSGGLHGVGLSVVTGLSVWLEAEVRREGKIYKQRYFRGIPEGPVEVVGETSETGTIITFMPDPEIFEETDFDDDVLSHRLRDLAFLNKEARIIFKDLKTGRYERFHYEGGIIEFVKHINKNKTVLHENPIYITGDKDDILVEAALQYTDSYTENIHSFVNNINTIEGGTHIVGFRASLTRTMNDYARAYNLIKNNGESLGGEDVREGLTAILSVKLPEPQFEGQTKTKLGNSEARGAVESIMNEKLFQFLEENPKVAEVSIGKALLARQAREAARKARELTRRKSFLESTSLPGKLADCTEKDPAKSELFIVEGDSAGGSGKQGRNRNFQAILPLRGKILNVEKARMDKILKNTEIRNLITALGTSIGEEFDISKLRYHRIVIMTDADVDGAHIRTLLLTLLFRYMRPVIENGYVYIAQPPLYRVYRGKKELYVYSERERIEAVDELGRGASIQRYKGLGEMNPTQLWETTMDPENRILKKVTIEDAVRADELFTTLMGDQVQPRKDFIIEHAKEVENLDI